CAAGTTGTAATAACAAAAGATGCAAAATTGTTCACGATCCAGGTATCTGAAGAGGTTCATGAAAGAATTGTCAGTTTGATATGACAAACAGACATGCGTAGCAGATTGCAACTAAAACTAAAATGatcaaaattttaaaaagaACTTATTGACAACACTGAAGCGTGGAAATATGGTGCCTCTATAATAAGGAAAGGAACACTTAGCCGAACCACAGCATAATTGCCCTGAATCTAAGCTGGGAGATTAACACAGGAGAGATCCCTTGCTAGATTTTATAGAGGGAATCAGGTTTAGGCACACATTTTATTGGAGCAGTTGGGAAGAACACTGGCAAGTTTTTGCAATTGTTGGGAAAAGGAGATTGCTCAGCCATGTTGCCATATGTTGCATTATATCTCGAGGACTAAGCTATAAAAAACTCAGACATGATTACAAAATAATCTGAACTAGAGGTGCACAGGATTGACCTAGATCATGCGGTTTGCAGAAAATATGGCCAGAAATGAAATTTCAGCATTAGTACGCAATCATTCTGAAACCACATCTAGGTTGggcaggaaaggaagaaatggCATCAGTAAAAACAAGATTAGGGTCTTGAGATGTTACCCTCTGTTAGTCTCGCCAATCCTAATTTGTGCACCATACGGAAATAACTTGCGGACTGTTCCTTGCAAGAGAGTCCCTTCTCTAAGGTATGTCACCGCCTAAACAAGTAAgcaattttttaaaaagaaaagaaagataacTCAACTCCTGAGTTCACTAATAAATTAGAGCGTGTTGAAAACATATTGCAAAGTGATGGAGGTAATTTGGAGAGTACTCTGGAAACAGATAGCAAAAGGTGATTAAGTAGAAAAGTTTATTGCATAACTATTGCTTACAAGCAACCAGATAAGTTTTTAAACACGTAAACAACTAATACCTACTTCGAACAAatacaacaaataaaaaaaagagtaagATGAAGTACTGAAGTATTTGGTGTACACCTCGTAACAGGCAGCAGAGGTCAATGCACGCAACTTACCCATGCTTCTTTTTCACTAATTATCAATTCGTTAGCCCCTTCATCAATCCTTGTAATACAGACATGAATTTCTTGACCAACCTgtgtatgcaaaaagaaaaagaagtttAAATCACGCATCAAATTCAAGCCCAAAAGGTGATTTGAAACCATCAATCCTGCTGTCCTGCTGATATACCAACTGCGGAACAGCATACAGCCAGACAAAACTCAGGTTTGAAGTTTCTCTATGAGACACGAAATTATATTACGCAATACAAATGATGCAGAACTTACTTTATTCTTTAGATCTGTGAAATTTCTTGGTCTAGTCATCATCTCAGGCTTAGGGAGGAATGCACGAAGGCCCTGAGAAGGGAAATGCACTTGAGCCATAAATTACAAAAGTGAACTAAGTACTGTACTGTAAACTTGTACCTCAATTCTAGACAGCAAGCCACCAGCATTCCACTCATAAATTTTGACCTTGATGGGTACATTTAGCTGTTTTATCTGGAAATCAATGTACACAGTCATTGATACAAAAGTAAGATCAAACTTTCTCATAGAGCAGTATCGTTGCAAAATTAACAAGACAAGTAGACAACTATTTCTTGTTACCAAAAAGAGGCtatgatgaaagaaaaatgTCTGCATTGAAAACGTTTTGCATTGCTCTTCATTCGTGCAATCCTAAAAGCATTCAAAAGAAGGTAGTAGGTCTAAGTTTAATGGCCTTGAATGTAGATTGTGCCCACTGTGCAGACTATAGGACTCATAATTATAGGACTATAAGCCCACTGTACTCACTTTAACACTAAATACTTTTGATCAACATGAACCTAAGAATttgttttatatatatatatatatatatatatatatatatatatcaactaTCCGCCATGCTTTAACAGCTCGAGCTCTTTTAGAGCAGGAAATTAGTTTAGTAGAGTTGTAGCTCCTCGAATATAGCTGTTAGTttgaactactccctccgttccaaattataggtcgttttgacttttctagatacatagatattattatgcatctagacatagggtatatctaagtgcataacaaagtctatgaatctaataaagtcaaaacgacctataatttgggacggagggagtagttcctACTTTCTAAAATTCGATCATGTTCAACCTCTActctactttttttttagaaaatggaaatacCTCTACTCTACTTGGCAGCGCATAAAAACTCAACAAAGAATGATCAACCAAATTATTCGTAAGAGATCGCTCCAAGGATTtccaacaacaaaagaaaggatTGGTATAGAGGACCTGCCTCGCTCTGTGCCACGCGACGCGCCGAAACAGCCTGCGTGCGGACACCAGCGGCCGCCCGCCAAGTGTTCGACCGAGGACTTCAGCGAACACGATCGCGCCaacgcccgccaccgccgcgccttTCTCCTTCACATTCCTGCCGCTTGTCAACACCCcatcctcctctccgccgccgatCTGCCTGACCATGACGCCCACTCTCCCTTCCGTGGCGAACTCGGCCGCACGCTCTGACCCGACGTCGCACGCCAGGTACCCGAACTCCTCCCCGGGCATCGGCACCGCCTCCTTGTTCAGCATCAACGCCGGCTCGCCACCGGCTCCGATGTCGACGTCGAGGGTCCTCCCGTCGCTCCGGaccacgacgccggcgacgaagTCCCCTGGCTTGGGGTCGTAGTACCTGACCACACGCCCGCCGGCGGACAATCCAACGCTCCTCGCCGCCTCACCCGCCGCGTCGCTCTCCGCGCGCTCCCCTGCGGCGGCGTCCGCTTCCGCGTCGGGGTCAGTGCTCTTCACCTGGAAGAACTTGAGGAAAGGCGCGAGCGCTTCCTCCGTGGACAGCACCGGGACGggctcgggctcctcctcctcggcatcCTCCGCGACGGAGGGGGACGGCTTctcgaggaggtggagctcgTCGCCTCTGCCACCGTCGGctgaggaggacgacgagccgTGGACATGGAGCGGTGATGGGGCCGCTGCTCTTCGGAAGCAGAGGAGGTGGCTGCTCGCGGTGGGGGCCTTGTGGTGCTTGCCCTGGCGTCTTCGAACTCGAGGTGAGATGgacgcggcggggaggagggagaggagggaggggggcggCATGGCGAAGCGGGCGAGCGAGGAGCTAGCTCGTGGGCGGGCAGCCGTCGCGCGGTTTTATCTCATCATCCCCTCGCGCCGCGTCGGCGGCTCTCGCCGCGGCCACGAGGGACGGGATATTTCTGCCGGTTTCTCCCGTTTGCTGCTAACGGGTCCAATCACTCCCCTTATTCCGGGGTGCTGCCGTGCCCAATCTCAAGGGCCACGTCGCCTCTTTTTTTCGACCGTCCGATCGCGGGTGATCCGACGGTCCGAGGCTGCCACCAGAGCACGCCGTTTTGCTAGAAGCCCCTTGGGTTCTTGGCTTATTGATTCCGAGTCCAGGTGAGGCCTTCGATCTACAGTAAACACGTTCGTTTTTCTTGCGCAGCGCCCCCTGTGCTCCAGAATATTCCTACACCAAGAAGAGAAAATTCGAAAATCGTGCCAATTTTGCGGAAAGATGCTCGCCTGGCATTTTGCGATGACCCCCTGCCGCCGTCCACCCTCGCCGCGTGCTTGCAGCCTGAGATGCTCCATCCCGTGGTGCTGGGCTACATGTCTGTTTTTGTGCTTCTGGAATGTGTGTTTGATTGCTTTGTGTCCTGTTAATGGGGGGTCTTGCCGCGGCCTCCCGGGCTTGGCCACGTCGCCTTGAATTCGCGGCCATTCGATGGCGGCCGACTTGGCCGACCGGGGCTGCCACTGGAGCGCGTAGTTTTGTGAGAAGCCCCTTAGGTTCTTGGCTTATCGGTTCCTGGTCCAGGGGGAGTTGCTCCGCCCCGAGGTGCTAGGCTACGTGTCTTCGTCCCACTGGTTGGAAGCCTCAAGGATAAGGATGCGCTTGTTTGCTTTGTGTTTTTTTATGTTAGATACATAAAATTTGTTGCAGGTGGTAGCGGTGATGTATACGTGTGCATCGGTGCAGTGTTGACATGTTCTTTTGCTACGCTAACGTGTTCTTTGCTACGCACATGTGCCCGCCAACATGTTGATATGTAGTGTTTTTTTTAGTTTTGGGTTCTGTCTATATATAGACTCTTCGCTTTAATGTATTGATGTTTGGGATTCCAGAGTTTCCTTGATGCAAATCACCCACTGCGATTATGGTGTGGTCTGGGCTACGTGACGTTTCGCCGGCGAGCAAGAACTGGTGTGTGCGTGCTCGTATCGCTCACATGTGGGATTATTGCGGTGCTCGAGATGGACAGCCTGCTTTgcatcttgatttggtgattgTAGACGAAAAGGTGCATGCTTTTCGGCCAGATTGTAGTTGTGTTTATGTGTATGTGTGTTGATCCGACTGTTGGGTGTGCAGGGAGATGTTATGTATGCAGAAGCTGGTGGGCGTGATGTTGATAAGGTTAGGAGTGCCGTCAAGGAAGGTGATGTGTATTCATTTAGTAAGTTCCTTGTGGTCAATATGAAGCCTTCCTATAAGCCTTTTTGTGTGAAGTACATGATAAAACTCACCCTATGGACGAAGATGGATCGTGTTGAATCTGTTGTTGAATCGTTTTCTCGATTTGTGTTTTACCTGTCGCTACATTCTGATCTTTCTTCGCGGGTAGGAAGTCAGGTATATTTTATAGGTTAGTGATGCATTATTGATTGTTAGGTTATTTTGAGTTATTTACTGTTCTTTTAAATTTTATTTCCCTCTTACAATAATTATGTGTACTTTCAAATATTATAGCAATGATAATTGGTGTGTCGGATGTTACTCATATACGGGTAGGGAATAACTCAATTGATACACCTAGAAGAGTCATTGGTCTCAAGGATTTGAGGTATTTTCCTTGTTCGTTGGAGTTAAATTCTATTAATTTTTATACATAGTTATTTATATTTGTATGTATCATTGgtgatttgtttttcttgtatGTTTGCAGTGGTTTGAAGATAAATTTTGTTTTACGGGGAAATCATGCAAATGAGTTTGACGCTAAAGCGGTTCATCTGCTTGGTCAAGAACACGCTGTTGGGATATTTGTTGGTACTTTGGTCAAGTCGTACCGATGTTAGTTTTCAAATTGGTATTGTTTTCTTTATATTGGTTGTTTTGGATGTTTGTTGCACCAGATTTGGTTCTCACTTTATGTAGGCGAGGAGACTTTGTCTGATGGGTCCCCTTGTAAATGGTACCTTAATGAAGATATAGCAGAAATAGATGAATTCTATGAAAGGTGTGTGTTGCTTGCATTGTTTTTCCTTAGATACTTTAAATTTTACACTTAATCTGTCGTTGTTgtgtttatttttatttatgtttgTCAGGGTTGGTGATAATTTCACAAAAATAGATTGGATTATTGATGAACAAGGTGGTGATTACCATAGGTCTGGTCAATTGCCGCAGAGGAGTGTGCCTGAACTTCGAGCTTTAGATCCTTGGGAGGTTGAGGtaatttaatatttttgtttTCATGTAGTTTCAATATTGATGTATGCCGTAGTATTTTATTACAGTGTGTATCTGTTTCTCTTGTAGGCTACCAATTTTCTGTGTGCTGCGACAGTAGTGAGGATTAACACTACTCAACCATGGTGGTTTTCATCCTGTGCTAGATGCCATAAGGCTTCCGCTCCGTATGGATCTAAGTACCGCTGTAGCGGTGGTTGCACTTCTACTACTGCTATTCCTAAGTATGTTTTTTAGGCGGCAATTGTTTTGTTACTATTGGTACTGTTTATATTTTTTCCCTGATTTTTCCGAAAAAAGGTATCATCTCTATTTAAATTGTTCCGATGGTACGGCTGCTGCTGAATTTGTGCtatttggaagggtagctcaaCAAGTGGTTGGAAGCCTGTTATGTCTCTTATGAAAAATGATGGGATTCCAATAGAGATTGTTGCTATTGTGTCTCAAAAGTTTACTTTTGCCGCGTCTGTTAGTCAAAAGATTTCGACGCAGAGGGTTGTATATTTTCAAGTTAATGGGGGTGGAGTCTTTTCTTGGGAGGCAAGCTTGTATGCTAGATATACGGGATTATGATGACGTTGAAGTCATAGAGGTGTCGTCTTTCTCTAGCAATGCTGACTCCTCTAAGCAATCTTCTGCTTCTGTTGGGTTACCTGTGCAGAGGACGCGTAACTTATCGCGCTGAGTGGTAATAATGGCTTCTAATGGtattttttgttttctctttttttttgttgcgagGTAAATTTGTTCCCTAGGTTTTTCTTATTTGTGCTTGTATGCAGCCTTTGGTTACTAAGCGAGTGGATAGGTCTAGGGATAAGCAAGCGAGTGGATAGTTCTAGGGATAAGCAGGTTGAAAATGTTGGAGGATCAAGTTCATCGTCATTAATGCGTGATCAATTACGTGTTTTTTGTAGTTTATGCATCTTATCCTTTGTTTGTCAGTTACTAGATCTAACTACCTAATTTCTTCTTCAATTATTGGCAACAGTTTTTTTGCTGGTACAAGTGCTCACAGTGGTGTTGTTGCGGAGAATTTGAAGATTCCTGCAGTTGTAGATGGTTTGGTTGATAATACGGAAGGCGAGGAAAGGAATCCTAAGGTTTTGTTCATTTGCATTGTGTATGTTTGTTTGCTCCCAGTGTAGCTATTTATGTATAATGTTTTTTGAGTGGAGAACGTAGCAGCGATGGCCATGATAGCGATAAGGTTGATGGTGCTGACGAGCATGAGAAGACCAGAGATGCTAAGGGAGCTAAATTGGTATCGACGAAGAGGTTGCTTTCTGATTCcacttagttttttttatttttttgtccATGTACTTATTTTTCATTGCATTATCTAATGATATTGATTCGATTTCCTGCAGGCGAAGGTTGAATCATTCGTGATGATATTGCTACAATTTTCTACAGGTGATAGTTGGGTTAGCCTGGTGTTCTTAATGTTCAAACAAAGTTAAAAAGTGTTTCTTTGCAAAGAAAGCGGAGTGGTGATGATCTAGGGTGCTTTGTGGGTTATATAACTATACTTTTTGTAtttgttattattattattgtgtTATCTTTATGGTTGATGTCGTTGGCAACTTGTGGAtctgtaatatatatatatttaagtACCTACAACATTGTGTATGCATGGATTCTTTGTTTTCGTGTGTTGGGGATTGTGTTGGTGTTTTTTGTATGACAGAGGAAAAATTCACAGTTGGAGATGAGGTAGATAGATTTTTTTCACGGTTTTCCTTCGAACGTGGTTGCCAGATTTAGGTTGTTTCGTGTCTTTTCCAGTGATGATAATTTCTTCTGTGGTTGTCATGTTTGTTGCTGCACCGTAGGTGTGAATACGCCGCACCTGTGGTTTGCTAGAGTGAGCTTATCGATTTCTTAGATGCTTGCTCTACTTCAATACATTGTTGGTGAGCAGCAGTTCGAAGCTGTTTGTTCAGTGGCCAACAAGCAGTATGTTGTGTGATTGGTTCATCGTGTAGATGATGGCAAACGCTACGTTGGAGCTAGCGACCTTGTTGTTATTGTAGACCGTTGTTCTATTATTAGCGATGTTGTTGTATCATGTTTTTGGTGATTGGAATTTCTTCGGCATTGCTGCTTTTGTGTTGCTTCAGTGTAAGTGCTGGAATGATTTGGTATATGTTTTCAATTATCGTATTAGGCGCTGGGGAATAGGATGGTTTGTTATTGGctcgtatcgctgttgtttggTTTGTTGTTTCACTGTAGCTGGTGTATTTTTGGGCTCA
This sequence is a window from Setaria italica strain Yugu1 chromosome III, Setaria_italica_v2.0, whole genome shotgun sequence. Protein-coding genes within it:
- the LOC101773341 gene encoding uncharacterized protein LOC101773341, whose protein sequence is MPPPSLLSLLPAASISPRVRRRQGKHHKAPTASSHLLCFRRAAAPSPLHVHGSSSSSADGGRGDELHLLEKPSPSVAEDAEEEEPEPVPVLSTEEALAPFLKFFQVKSTDPDAEADAAAGERAESDAAGEAARSVGLSAGGRVVRYYDPKPGDFVAGVVVRSDGRTLDVDIGAGGEPALMLNKEAVPMPGEEFGYLACDVGSERAAEFATEGRVGVMVRQIGGGEEDGVLTSGRNVKEKGAAVAGVGAIVFAEVLGRTLGGRPLVSARRLFRRVAWHRARQIKQLNVPIKVKIYEWNAGGLLSRIEGLRAFLPKPEMMTRPRNFTDLKNKVGQEIHVCITRIDEGANELIISEKEAWAVTYLREGTLLQGTVRKLFPYGAQIRIGETNRGGLLHMSNITHGQLRSVADVLRVGETVKALVIKSTTPDRIALSTKDLESEPGLFITDKEKVFSEAEEMGQRYREQIAEPPRSGKAQDPCNDAVPFDNEAQSYANWKWLRFSKPDEAVNRKSRSEF